One stretch of Cyanobacteria bacterium GSL.Bin1 DNA includes these proteins:
- a CDS encoding ferredoxin--nitrite reductase, translating into MTTTENLQESKNKFEKFKAEKDGLAVKEELEYFAQIGWEAVDKTDLEQRLKWLGIFHRPVTPGKFMLRMRTPNGILNSEQTQVLAEIVQRYGDDGSADITTRQNIQLRGIRLEDIPEIFSQLHTVGMTSMQSGMDNVRNITGSPMAGLDGDELIDTRELVKKVQDMITNSGEGNPEFTNLPRKFNIAIEGGRDNSVHAEINDIAFVPAYKEGKLGFNVLVGGFFSSKRCEAAIPLNVWIPPTEKFVVGISRAILEVYRDHGLRANRQKSRLMWLIEALGMDEFRKLVKEAFGQPLATAAAEDVIDWDKRDHIGVHAQKQAGKYYVGMNVPVGRLSANDLFDLARLAEVYGESEIRLTVEQNVIIPHIAEEK; encoded by the coding sequence ATGACTACTACAGAGAATTTACAAGAATCCAAAAATAAATTTGAAAAATTCAAAGCAGAAAAAGATGGACTAGCCGTTAAAGAAGAACTAGAATACTTCGCCCAAATTGGCTGGGAAGCGGTTGATAAAACCGATCTTGAACAACGTTTGAAATGGTTAGGAATTTTTCATCGTCCCGTAACACCAGGGAAGTTTATGTTGCGAATGCGAACGCCCAATGGCATTCTCAATAGTGAACAAACGCAAGTTCTTGCTGAGATTGTACAGCGCTATGGGGATGACGGTAGTGCAGATATTACGACGCGTCAAAATATTCAATTGCGAGGGATTCGTTTAGAAGATATTCCAGAGATTTTCTCACAATTGCATACGGTTGGCATGACGTCTATGCAGTCCGGAATGGATAATGTTCGTAACATCACCGGTTCTCCCATGGCGGGATTAGATGGAGACGAATTAATTGATACCCGAGAATTGGTCAAAAAAGTACAAGATATGATTACCAATTCTGGGGAAGGCAATCCTGAATTTACGAATTTGCCCCGTAAGTTTAATATTGCCATTGAAGGCGGACGAGATAATTCTGTTCATGCCGAAATTAACGATATTGCCTTTGTTCCGGCTTATAAAGAAGGCAAATTGGGATTTAATGTTCTAGTGGGTGGTTTCTTTTCTTCTAAACGATGTGAAGCAGCAATTCCGCTTAATGTTTGGATTCCGCCAACAGAAAAATTTGTGGTGGGGATTTCCCGAGCAATTTTAGAAGTTTATCGCGATCATGGGTTGCGAGCCAATCGTCAAAAGTCGCGTTTAATGTGGTTGATTGAAGCATTAGGAATGGACGAGTTTCGGAAATTAGTTAAAGAAGCGTTTGGTCAACCTTTAGCCACTGCAGCCGCAGAAGATGTGATTGATTGGGATAAGCGCGATCATATTGGTGTTCATGCCCAAAAACAAGCGGGTAAATATTATGTAGGAATGAATGTTCCTGTTGGGCGATTAT